One window from the genome of Streptomyces cadmiisoli encodes:
- a CDS encoding lipase maturation factor family protein — protein MEWFTAPDYWLSRLVVQRSLAAVYLFAFLTAALQFRALIGARGMLPVPRFVAQVPFKRAPSLFQLHYSDRFFALCAWSGCAVSAALLAGLDSLLPLWGGMLLWLLPWALYLSIVNVGQTWYGFGWESLLLEVGFLAVFLGNDEVAPPVVVLFLMRWVLFRVEFGAGLIKLRGDACWRKLTCLDYHHETQPMPGPLSWFFHRLPRPLHRVEVAANHVTQLVVPVLLFTPQPVASAAAALMIVTQLWLVLSGNFSWLNWITIVLALSAVRFPAAPPRTPEAPLWYVAVVLAITALIALLSYHPVRNMLSRGQVMNRSFDPLHLVNTYGAFGSVSRVRYEVVIEGTADDVPHEDSDWREYEFRGKPGDPRHWPRQFAPYHLRLDWMMWFAALSPGYAGSWFGALVERLLENDRDTLRLLRRSPFPPDAPPRYVRARLFRYRFTTWRELRETGACWQRTYVREYLPPTRLAAAAQRS, from the coding sequence GTGGAGTGGTTCACCGCACCCGACTACTGGCTGAGCCGACTGGTCGTCCAGCGGTCCCTGGCCGCCGTGTACCTGTTCGCGTTTCTGACGGCGGCGCTCCAGTTCCGGGCGCTGATCGGCGCGCGAGGGATGCTGCCCGTACCGCGGTTCGTGGCGCAGGTGCCGTTCAAGCGGGCGCCGAGCCTGTTCCAACTCCACTACTCCGACCGCTTCTTCGCGCTGTGCGCCTGGTCGGGCTGCGCGGTGTCGGCCGCGCTGCTGGCGGGCCTGGACTCGCTGCTGCCGCTGTGGGGCGGCATGCTGCTGTGGCTCCTGCCGTGGGCGCTGTACCTGTCGATCGTCAACGTCGGCCAGACCTGGTACGGGTTCGGCTGGGAGTCGCTGCTGCTGGAGGTGGGCTTCCTCGCCGTGTTCCTCGGCAACGACGAGGTGGCGCCGCCCGTCGTGGTGCTGTTCCTGATGCGGTGGGTGCTGTTCCGCGTCGAGTTCGGCGCCGGTCTGATCAAACTGCGCGGCGACGCGTGCTGGCGGAAGCTGACGTGCCTGGACTACCACCACGAGACCCAGCCCATGCCGGGCCCGCTGAGCTGGTTCTTCCACCGTCTGCCCCGCCCGTTGCACCGGGTGGAGGTCGCCGCCAACCACGTCACGCAACTGGTGGTGCCCGTCCTGCTGTTCACCCCGCAGCCGGTGGCCTCGGCCGCCGCCGCCCTGATGATCGTGACGCAGCTGTGGCTCGTCCTGTCGGGCAACTTCTCCTGGCTGAACTGGATCACGATCGTGCTGGCCCTGTCCGCGGTGCGGTTCCCGGCCGCCCCGCCGCGGACGCCGGAAGCGCCGCTCTGGTACGTGGCCGTGGTCCTCGCGATCACCGCGCTGATCGCTCTCCTCAGCTACCACCCGGTGCGCAACATGCTCTCCCGCGGCCAGGTCATGAACCGCTCCTTCGACCCGCTGCACCTGGTGAACACCTACGGCGCGTTCGGCAGCGTGAGCCGGGTGCGCTACGAGGTGGTGATCGAGGGCACCGCCGACGACGTGCCGCACGAGGACTCGGACTGGCGTGAGTACGAGTTCCGGGGCAAACCCGGGGATCCTCGGCACTGGCCGCGCCAGTTCGCGCCGTACCATCTGCGGCTGGACTGGATGATGTGGTTCGCGGCGCTGTCGCCCGGGTACGCCGGCTCGTGGTTCGGGGCGCTGGTGGAGCGGCTGCTGGAGAACGACCGGGACACCCTGCGGCTGCTGCGCCGCTCGCCCTTCCCGCCCGACGCACCGCCGCGCTACGTCCGCGCCCGACTGTTCCGCTACCGCTTCACGACCTGGCGCGAGCTGCGCGAGACGGGGGCGTGCTGGCAGCGGACGTACGTGCGGGAGTACCTGCCGCCGACCCGGCTGGCCGCGGCGGCTCAGAGGTCGTAG
- a CDS encoding amidohydrolase family protein — MTVDAHHHVWDLSVRDQDWITGPALRPLRRDFTLTDLAPEAAAAGVDRTVLVQTVTVPEETPEFLALAAAHDLVAGVVGWTDLTRPDIADELARLRELPGGRYLKGVRHQVQGEPDPRWLLRPDVHRGLAAVAAAGLVYDLVVRPHQLPACVEAVAAHPGLTFVLDHLGKPGIASGEREPWATGVRALAALPNTVCKLSGLVTEADPAAWTVDDLRPYGEVALDAFGPRRLMFGSDWPVCVLAASYREVIDAAGELTAGLGEAERAEVFEGTAARVYDL; from the coding sequence GTGACCGTGGACGCCCACCACCACGTCTGGGACCTGTCGGTACGGGACCAGGACTGGATCACCGGCCCCGCGCTCCGGCCGCTGCGCCGCGACTTCACCCTCACCGACCTCGCACCCGAGGCGGCGGCGGCCGGAGTCGACCGCACCGTGCTCGTGCAGACGGTCACGGTCCCCGAGGAGACACCCGAGTTCCTCGCCCTCGCCGCCGCGCACGACCTGGTCGCCGGAGTCGTCGGCTGGACGGACCTGACCCGCCCCGACATCGCCGACGAACTGGCGCGGCTGCGCGAACTCCCCGGCGGCCGGTACCTCAAGGGCGTCCGTCACCAGGTGCAGGGCGAGCCCGACCCGCGGTGGCTGCTGCGGCCCGACGTGCACCGCGGGCTGGCCGCCGTCGCCGCCGCGGGGCTGGTGTACGACCTGGTCGTGCGGCCCCACCAACTGCCCGCGTGCGTGGAGGCCGTCGCCGCGCACCCCGGACTCACCTTCGTCCTGGACCACCTCGGCAAGCCCGGCATCGCCTCCGGCGAGCGGGAGCCGTGGGCCACCGGAGTCCGCGCGCTGGCCGCCCTGCCCAACACCGTCTGCAAACTGTCGGGCCTGGTCACCGAGGCGGACCCGGCGGCCTGGACCGTCGACGACCTGCGCCCCTACGGCGAGGTCGCCCTGGACGCCTTCGGCCCGCGCCGGCTGATGTTCGGCTCCGACTGGCCGGTGTGCGTCCTGGCCGCGTCCTACCGCGAAGTCATCGACGCAGCGGGCGAGTTGACCGCCGGTCTCGGGGAGGCGGAACGCGCGGAGGTCTTCGAGGGCACCGCCGCACGTGTCTACGACCTCTGA
- a CDS encoding L-rhamnose mutarotase, whose protein sequence is MRVALHTRVRADRVAAYEAAHREVPEELTQAVRAAGATSWTIWRSGNELFHVVECADYARLLAALEELPVNVAWQARMAELLDVVHDYSGGGADAALPVVWELP, encoded by the coding sequence ATGAGAGTCGCGCTGCACACCAGGGTCCGCGCGGACCGCGTCGCCGCCTACGAGGCCGCCCACCGCGAGGTCCCCGAGGAACTCACACAGGCCGTCCGGGCCGCCGGGGCCACCTCCTGGACGATCTGGCGCAGCGGGAACGAGCTGTTCCATGTCGTGGAGTGCGCCGACTACGCCCGGCTCCTGGCCGCCCTGGAGGAACTGCCCGTCAACGTCGCCTGGCAGGCACGGATGGCCGAACTGCTCGACGTGGTGCACGACTACTCCGGCGGGGGCGCCGACGCGGCCCTGCCCGTCGTCTGGGAGCTGCCGTGA
- a CDS encoding aldo/keto reductase: MNTLGRSGVEVGPLAFGGGGIGNLYTAVTDEQAHEAVAAARRRGIRYFDTAPHYGLGLSERRLGEALRQYPRSGTTISTKVGRRLEPADGIGDDLANGFAVPATHRRVWDFTADGIRRTLEASLERLGVDRVDVVYLHDPDDHAEQAFREGYPALEELRAQGVVGAIGAGMNQTALLTRFVEDTDVDVVLCAGRYTLLDQSALTELLPAARRRGTSVVIGGAFNSGLLADPRPGSTYNYAAAPPELLGRALRLKSVAEGHGTTLRAAALAFCAAHPAVASVLVGARSAAEVDDCAEQFHRPPPPSFWRELRETGLLPPEAPVPADRTEEPS; the protein is encoded by the coding sequence GTGAACACCCTCGGCCGCAGCGGCGTCGAGGTCGGCCCCCTCGCCTTCGGCGGCGGCGGGATCGGCAACCTCTACACGGCGGTCACCGACGAGCAGGCGCACGAGGCGGTCGCCGCCGCCCGGCGCCGGGGCATCCGCTACTTCGACACCGCCCCGCACTACGGCCTCGGCCTGTCCGAACGCCGCCTCGGCGAAGCCCTGAGGCAGTACCCGCGGTCCGGGACGACGATCTCCACCAAGGTCGGCCGCCGCCTGGAACCGGCCGACGGCATCGGCGACGACCTGGCGAACGGCTTCGCCGTGCCGGCCACCCACCGCAGGGTGTGGGACTTCACCGCCGACGGCATCCGCCGCACCCTGGAGGCGAGCCTGGAACGGCTCGGCGTCGACCGCGTGGACGTCGTCTATCTGCACGACCCCGACGACCACGCCGAGCAGGCCTTCCGCGAGGGCTACCCGGCGCTGGAGGAACTGCGCGCGCAGGGCGTGGTCGGCGCGATCGGGGCCGGCATGAACCAGACCGCCCTGCTGACCCGATTCGTCGAGGACACCGACGTCGACGTGGTGCTGTGCGCCGGCCGCTACACCCTGCTCGACCAGAGCGCGCTCACCGAACTGCTGCCCGCCGCGCGGCGCCGCGGGACCTCGGTCGTCATCGGCGGCGCCTTCAACTCCGGCCTCCTCGCCGACCCGAGACCCGGCTCCACCTACAACTACGCCGCCGCGCCGCCCGAATTGCTCGGCCGCGCGCTGCGCCTGAAATCCGTGGCCGAGGGACACGGCACGACCCTGCGGGCCGCCGCCCTGGCCTTCTGCGCCGCCCACCCCGCCGTGGCGAGCGTCCTGGTCGGGGCGCGCTCGGCCGCCGAGGTGGACGACTGCGCCGAGCAGTTCCACCGGCCGCCCCCGCCCTCCTTCTGGCGGGAGCTGCGCGAGACGGGCCTGCTGCCGCCCGAGGCCCCGGTGCCCGCCGACCGGACCGAGGAGCCGTCATGA
- a CDS encoding SDR family NAD(P)-dependent oxidoreductase, which yields MNDFDGMRALVTGGASGIGRATAELLAGRGARVAVLDLDPSTVDKPLLAYAADVTDDASVREAIAAAVTDLGGQGVLDVLVNNAGIGAQGTVEDNDDAEWHRVLDVNVVGMVRCTRAALPHLRASSRAAIVNTCSIAATAGLPQRALYSASKGAVQSLTLAMAADHVREGIRVNCVNPGTVDTPWIARLLDAADDPAAERAALRARQPTGRLVTPAEVAGAIAHLASPLSGATTGTVLAVDGGMHGLRLRPAARP from the coding sequence ATGAACGACTTCGACGGCATGAGGGCCCTGGTGACGGGCGGCGCCTCCGGCATCGGCAGGGCCACCGCGGAACTGCTGGCCGGACGGGGCGCCCGGGTCGCCGTCCTCGACCTGGACCCCTCGACGGTCGACAAGCCCCTGCTGGCCTACGCCGCCGACGTGACCGACGACGCCTCGGTGCGCGAGGCGATCGCCGCCGCGGTCACCGACCTCGGCGGACAGGGCGTGCTCGACGTCCTGGTCAACAACGCCGGCATCGGCGCCCAGGGCACCGTCGAGGACAACGACGACGCCGAATGGCATCGCGTCCTGGACGTCAACGTCGTCGGCATGGTCCGCTGCACCCGGGCCGCCCTGCCCCACCTGCGGGCCTCGTCCCGCGCCGCGATCGTGAACACCTGCTCCATCGCCGCCACCGCGGGACTGCCGCAACGCGCCCTGTACAGCGCCTCCAAGGGCGCCGTCCAGTCCCTCACCCTGGCCATGGCCGCCGACCACGTCCGCGAGGGCATCCGGGTCAACTGCGTCAATCCCGGCACCGTCGACACCCCGTGGATCGCCCGTCTCCTCGACGCCGCCGACGACCCGGCGGCCGAACGCGCCGCGCTCCGGGCCCGCCAGCCCACCGGCCGCCTGGTCACGCCGGCCGAGGTCGCCGGCGCCATCGCCCATCTGGCCAGTCCGCTGTCCGGCGCCACCACCGGCACCGTCCTCGCCGTCGACGGCGGCATGCACGGGCTGCGGCTGCGTCCGGCGGCACGGCCGTGA